A genomic stretch from Shewanella sediminis HAW-EB3 includes:
- a CDS encoding GNAT family N-acetyltransferase, translating to MLEIHLIVLETSRLILRHVEIADADFILSLLNTQGFLENIGDRGVRDLLQAETYLLDGPLASYHQNGYGLYLVELKESGEPIGLSGLVKRPLFDSPDLGYALLPAYWGKGFAVESAKAVLLHCKVLGLRRVLGIVSPGNEASLSVLEKVGMSYKENILWEEDNSEVLIYEIAIDS from the coding sequence ATGTTGGAAATTCATTTGATTGTATTGGAAACATCCAGGTTAATTTTGCGCCATGTAGAGATTGCAGATGCAGATTTTATTTTGAGTTTACTCAATACTCAGGGATTTCTTGAGAATATTGGTGATAGAGGAGTCAGGGACCTTTTACAGGCTGAAACCTATCTACTCGATGGTCCACTGGCCAGCTATCATCAGAATGGTTACGGCCTCTATCTCGTTGAGCTAAAAGAGAGTGGTGAACCGATAGGTCTCTCCGGCTTGGTGAAAAGACCACTGTTTGACAGTCCCGACCTAGGCTATGCACTCTTGCCTGCGTATTGGGGGAAAGGCTTTGCGGTAGAGTCAGCTAAAGCCGTACTCCTTCATTGTAAAGTACTAGGGCTCAGGCGGGTGCTGGGTATAGTGAGTCCCGGTAACGAGGCATCACTTTCGGTGTTAGAAAAAGTCGGAATGTCTTATAAAGAGAACATACTCTGGGAGGAGGATAATTCGGAAGTACTCATCTATGAGATCGCTATCGACTCGTGA